One window of Aliarcobacter lanthieri genomic DNA carries:
- a CDS encoding SDR family NAD(P)-dependent oxidoreductase, translating to MNITDKEILITGANGGLGQTFINYCLEQNVKKIYCCARNIDSLEKLYGSNKRVKILTLDITKQSDIDNVANSINSIDLLINNAGFNSEKRIFETFSNDFEVNTFGTLNVTKTLSSKIKPDGAIITINSILAFINLPTMALYCASKSALHSIMQAFRAELQNKQIQVYEVFPGPIDTDMAKNLQMPKASPKQIVEKAFEALKNKTFEVFPDDFSKNIYSMLKINSKELEMDFASSIKA from the coding sequence ATGAATATTACAGATAAAGAGATTTTAATAACTGGTGCAAATGGTGGGTTAGGACAAACTTTTATAAATTATTGTTTAGAACAAAATGTAAAAAAGATATATTGTTGTGCTAGAAATATAGATAGTTTAGAAAAATTGTATGGTTCTAATAAAAGAGTTAAAATACTTACTTTAGATATTACAAAACAATCAGATATTGATAATGTAGCTAATTCTATAAATTCGATAGATCTTTTAATAAATAATGCAGGATTTAATAGTGAAAAAAGAATATTTGAAACATTCTCAAATGATTTTGAAGTAAATACTTTTGGAACTTTAAATGTTACAAAAACTTTAAGTTCAAAAATCAAACCAGATGGGGCAATTATCACTATAAATTCAATTCTTGCTTTTATAAATCTTCCTACAATGGCTTTATATTGTGCTTCAAAGAGTGCTTTACATTCTATAATGCAAGCTTTTCGTGCAGAGTTACAAAATAAACAAATACAAGTATATGAAGTTTTTCCAGGACCAATTGATACAGATATGGCAAAAAATTTACAAATGCCTAAAGCTTCTCCTAAACAAATTGTAGAAAAAGCTTTTGAAGCTTTAAAAAATAAAACTTTTGAAGTTTTCCCAGATGACTTTTCAAAAAATATATACTCAATGTTAAAAATAAATTCAAAAGAGTTAGAAATGGATTTTGCAAGTTCTATAAAAGCTTAA
- a CDS encoding MlaE family ABC transporter permease, with product MNNGIEYILLEKLENSYKLILLNNWNKNTLPIIIEKIKKLNIDINKKLFIDFKELKELDSIATIYIITLLKNFKENNLSFINFDKYEQTFNFYKKHYQDEILEDKKKINRVFEKIGQKTYEIFNSSKLFLDFVGKVFYFFIYSLFHPKKIRFKAMLKYIETSAVNAILIVVVSSFLVGIVIAYQGAVQLEKVGANIFIVEMISITMFREIAPLVTAIVIAGRSASSYTAEIGAMKITEEVDAMRTMNFEPILFLTLPRIFALSISLPLLVFFADIIGVFGGMVISYTHLDVTFTEFINRLHNEVAVKHLIIGVFKSVFFGFCIAIIGCFRGFQVQNNTTSIGKYTTISVVNAIFVVILLDAVFSVIFTQMGI from the coding sequence ATGAATAATGGTATAGAATATATTTTACTTGAAAAACTCGAAAATAGCTATAAACTTATACTCCTAAATAATTGGAATAAAAATACACTTCCTATTATTATAGAAAAAATTAAAAAGTTAAATATTGATATAAATAAAAAGTTATTTATAGATTTTAAAGAGTTAAAAGAATTAGATAGTATAGCTACAATATATATAATTACACTCTTAAAAAATTTTAAGGAAAATAATCTTTCTTTTATAAATTTTGATAAATATGAACAAACTTTTAATTTTTATAAAAAACATTATCAAGATGAAATTTTAGAGGATAAAAAAAAGATAAATAGAGTTTTTGAAAAAATAGGACAAAAAACTTATGAAATTTTTAATTCATCAAAATTATTTTTAGATTTTGTAGGAAAAGTTTTCTATTTTTTCATATATTCTCTTTTTCATCCCAAAAAGATTAGATTTAAGGCGATGCTAAAATATATTGAAACTTCAGCAGTAAATGCTATTTTGATAGTTGTTGTAAGTTCTTTTCTGGTTGGTATTGTTATTGCATATCAAGGTGCAGTTCAACTTGAAAAAGTTGGAGCAAATATATTTATAGTTGAGATGATAAGTATAACTATGTTTAGAGAAATTGCTCCTCTTGTAACTGCTATTGTAATAGCTGGTAGAAGTGCAAGTTCATATACAGCAGAAATAGGTGCTATGAAAATAACAGAAGAAGTAGATGCTATGAGAACTATGAACTTTGAACCAATACTTTTTTTAACTCTTCCTAGAATTTTTGCTTTGAGTATATCTTTACCACTATTAGTTTTTTTTGCAGATATTATTGGAGTTTTTGGAGGAATGGTAATATCATATACGCATTTAGATGTAACATTTACAGAATTTATAAATAGACTTCATAATGAAGTAGCAGTAAAACATCTAATAATAGGGGTTTTTAAATCAGTCTTTTTTGGATTTTGTATAGCAATTATTGGATGTTTTAGAGGTTTTCAAGTTCAAAATAATACTACTAGTATAGGAAAATATACAACTATTAGTGTTGTAAATGCTATTTTTGTGGTTATTTTATTAGATGCAGTTTTCTCTGTAATCTTTACTCAAATGGGGATATAA
- a CDS encoding ABC transporter ATP-binding protein, producing the protein MEIIQVSNLHTAFGKNVVHNDISFDVKEGEIFGVLGGSGSGKSVLVKQIVMLNQIQRGTIKIFNKDISKLSINEMEKMKLQFSYLFQFGALYSFLNVIENISVMLKEYTNLPSYIIEKIAYTNLDIVGLPKSVAKLYPSELSGGMKKRVAFARSLAMQPKILFLDEPTSGLDPASTQQINELLLYLKNNLDITTVIITHDLETIKTVLDRFIIIRREKIFDGNINEALSSKDTFIQDFLSYKKAN; encoded by the coding sequence ATGGAAATTATACAAGTTTCAAATCTTCATACAGCTTTTGGAAAGAATGTAGTTCACAATGATATATCTTTTGATGTAAAAGAGGGTGAAATATTTGGTGTTTTAGGTGGAAGTGGTTCAGGAAAGAGTGTATTAGTAAAACAGATAGTTATGCTAAATCAAATTCAAAGAGGCACCATAAAAATTTTTAATAAGGATATTTCAAAATTATCTATTAATGAAATGGAAAAAATGAAGTTACAATTTTCATACTTATTTCAATTTGGAGCTTTATATTCATTCTTGAATGTAATTGAGAATATTTCTGTTATGTTAAAAGAGTATACAAATCTACCATCTTATATAATAGAAAAGATAGCTTATACAAATTTAGATATTGTAGGGCTTCCTAAATCAGTTGCAAAACTATATCCTAGCGAGCTTAGTGGTGGTATGAAAAAAAGAGTAGCTTTTGCTAGAAGCCTTGCTATGCAGCCAAAGATTTTATTTTTAGATGAACCTACGAGTGGACTTGATCCCGCAAGTACACAACAAATAAATGAATTATTATTATATTTAAAAAATAATTTAGATATTACAACTGTTATAATAACTCATGATTTAGAAACAATTAAAACTGTTCTAGACAGGTTTATAATAATACGAAGAGAAAAAATATTTGATGGTAATATAAATGAAGCTTTAAGTTCTAAAGATACGTTTATACAAGATTTTTTATCATATAAAAAGGCTAATTAA
- a CDS encoding MlaD family protein, producing the protein MDTRINFFRIGLFVSIVSSLLIIAIFWLGKYGLEDKKYDEYIIHFNESISGLNIGSSIKYMGFDVGVVRDIKINPQNSEQIKVELQIQKGTPIKEDNYGILGNLGITGLKYIELKGGSNDAKLLKENQNGEKVINSKKSALNSLVDSTEDITKEITLLLHSIRKVLNEENLKNLSLLLENSQKSMANVEAFSSYVIENQNNINKLLDSVKGFVNIGSSSFKSVKTSADNFKDLTTKMKEEFDKGTFDIKGLTQDSLDNLEVVLRNLDHTLNQTQDLVKNINESPSDLLFKQKNIKYGPGEKDEE; encoded by the coding sequence ATGGATACAAGAATTAATTTTTTTAGAATAGGACTATTTGTAAGTATAGTATCTTCTTTACTAATTATTGCAATATTTTGGTTGGGAAAATATGGTTTAGAAGATAAGAAGTATGATGAATATATTATACATTTTAATGAATCAATCTCTGGATTAAATATAGGATCTTCAATAAAATATATGGGATTTGATGTAGGAGTCGTAAGAGATATAAAAATAAATCCACAAAATTCTGAGCAAATCAAAGTAGAATTACAAATTCAAAAAGGAACTCCAATAAAAGAAGATAACTATGGAATTCTAGGAAATCTTGGTATTACAGGATTAAAATATATTGAATTAAAAGGTGGAAGTAATGATGCGAAACTTTTAAAAGAGAATCAAAATGGAGAAAAAGTTATAAATTCAAAAAAATCAGCTTTAAATTCTTTAGTTGATTCAACTGAAGATATTACAAAAGAGATAACTTTATTACTTCATTCTATTAGAAAAGTTTTAAATGAAGAAAATTTAAAAAATTTATCACTACTTTTAGAAAATAGTCAAAAGAGTATGGCAAATGTAGAGGCATTCTCATCTTATGTCATAGAGAATCAGAATAATATCAATAAACTCTTAGATAGTGTAAAAGGTTTTGTCAATATTGGAAGTTCATCTTTTAAAAGTGTAAAGACCTCTGCTGATAATTTTAAAGATTTAACAACTAAAATGAAAGAAGAGTTTGATAAAGGAACTTTTGATATAAAAGGATTAACTCAAGATTCTCTTGATAATTTAGAAGTAGTTTTAAGAAATTTAGATCATACTTTAAATCAAACTCAAGATTTAGTAAAAAATATAAATGAAAGCCCAAGTGATTTACTATTTAAACAAAAAAATATAAAATATGGACCAGGAGAAAAAGATGAAGAATAA
- a CDS encoding ABC-type transport auxiliary lipoprotein family protein: MKNKIIFLILFLVFTGCSLKQQTIIDINHYSIDFKSNKKLEAPKLSSIFIEEPNVNRSFNLTSMFYSTKQYSFEEYAKNKWIDFPSNMIHNQLIDSFITSNIFENIVLRDKKIDYEYLLKTEVIKLYQIFEDNKSYAILKFKFNLIKDNKVLKSFTFDKKIVCKSNDAYGFVKAVNNGFEDSINNLLNDLINTN, from the coding sequence ATGAAGAATAAGATTATATTTTTAATACTCTTTTTAGTATTTACAGGATGTAGTTTAAAACAACAAACAATAATAGATATAAATCATTATTCAATAGATTTTAAATCAAATAAAAAGTTAGAAGCACCAAAACTTAGCTCAATTTTTATAGAAGAACCAAATGTAAATAGAAGTTTTAATTTAACATCAATGTTTTATAGTACAAAACAATATTCTTTTGAAGAGTATGCAAAAAATAAATGGATAGATTTTCCAAGCAATATGATTCATAATCAACTAATAGACTCTTTTATAACAAGTAATATTTTTGAAAATATAGTTTTACGAGATAAAAAAATAGATTATGAATATTTACTAAAAACTGAAGTTATAAAATTATATCAAATTTTTGAAGATAATAAATCTTATGCTATTTTAAAATTTAAATTTAATTTAATAAAAGATAATAAAGTTTTAAAATCTTTTACTTTCGATAAAAAAATTGTATGTAAATCAAATGATGCTTATGGTTTTGTGAAGGCTGTAAATAATGGTTTTGAAGATAGTATCAATAATCTTTTAAATGACTTAATAAATACAAATTAA
- a CDS encoding AbrB family transcriptional regulator, whose amino-acid sequence MIINIYKMLLSLFIGFCGSLIFIFLNLPLPWLLGSIFATSLAIRFNNIPISSPKIFSPPARILIGLTIGSAFTPEILKYIPNYTASLLLVIPFTILVIFFGTYYYYKVLKYDLKTSYLGSMPGGVIEMVIIGQELKADTSKITLMQSSRLFFVIISLPFIIQYIFQIDIRGNQLLTIPIKDIDLFEFSYIFIFGILGAIIAKKLRLAAAYLIGPMIVSIVLYSSGFVHTHIPDELLKSIQIIFGTIIGFTFKNVDLKTIFKTLVATLGHFIILLILCTIFIFIIYHFMDFEALDILLAFGPGGQTEINLIAILVGANLPYITLHHIVRLFIVMNIAPVIAKRLNTN is encoded by the coding sequence ATGATAATAAATATTTATAAGATGCTATTGTCCTTATTTATAGGGTTTTGTGGCTCACTGATTTTTATATTTTTAAATCTTCCTTTACCATGGTTACTAGGCAGTATTTTTGCCACAAGTTTAGCTATAAGATTTAATAATATCCCTATATCAAGCCCAAAGATCTTCTCTCCACCAGCTAGGATTTTAATAGGACTTACCATAGGAAGTGCTTTTACTCCAGAAATATTAAAATATATTCCAAACTATACAGCTAGTTTACTACTGGTTATTCCATTCACCATATTAGTAATATTTTTTGGAACATATTACTATTACAAAGTTTTAAAATATGATTTAAAAACTTCATATTTAGGAAGTATGCCTGGTGGGGTTATAGAAATGGTGATAATAGGACAAGAGTTAAAAGCAGACACTTCAAAAATAACTTTAATGCAAAGTTCAAGGTTATTTTTTGTTATTATTTCACTACCATTTATAATTCAATATATCTTTCAAATAGACATTCGTGGTAACCAACTACTAACAATTCCTATAAAAGATATTGATTTATTTGAATTTTCATATATATTCATTTTTGGAATATTAGGAGCAATTATTGCAAAAAAACTACGCCTTGCTGCTGCATACTTAATAGGACCTATGATTGTAAGTATAGTTCTATACTCTAGTGGATTTGTGCATACACATATTCCTGATGAATTATTAAAATCTATTCAAATTATCTTTGGAACTATCATTGGTTTTACTTTTAAAAATGTTGATTTAAAAACTATTTTTAAAACTTTAGTGGCTACTTTAGGACATTTTATAATTTTGCTTATTTTATGTACTATTTTTATTTTTATTATCTATCATTTTATGGATTTTGAAGCTTTAGATATTTTGCTTGCCTTTGGACCAGGTGGGCAAACAGAGATAAACTTGATAGCAATTTTAGTTGGTGCAAATCTACCTTATATAACTTTACACCATATTGTAAGACTTTTTATTGTTATGAATATTGCACCAGTTATTGCTAAAAGGTTAAATACAAATTAA
- a CDS encoding HAD family hydrolase: MKQNKTQHCVDKKEMIILFDLDGTLIDSTDAITDTFLHAFSKHKFDFKGSVEDIKKQIGYPLDIMFEKLGVSKSKVWDFVDSYKTRYKDISVAQTTLLENAFEAVNLASSFAKLGIVTTKTRIYSTPILDNFDITKHFEVIIGREDVENPKPHQEPILKALQSLNYDSSKQQAFMIGDTKLDLISAQNASISSIGVLCGYSKEDELLKYTNIVKKDSLEAIKYLSNL; this comes from the coding sequence ATGAAACAAAATAAAACTCAGCATTGTGTAGATAAAAAAGAGATGATTATTTTATTTGATTTAGATGGAACTTTAATAGATTCAACAGATGCTATCACAGATACATTTTTACATGCTTTTTCTAAACATAAGTTCGATTTTAAAGGAAGTGTTGAAGATATAAAAAAACAAATTGGTTATCCCCTTGATATAATGTTTGAGAAATTAGGTGTATCTAAAAGTAAAGTATGGGATTTTGTAGATAGTTATAAAACTAGATATAAAGACATTTCAGTTGCACAAACAACTTTATTAGAAAATGCTTTTGAAGCTGTAAATCTGGCTTCAAGTTTTGCAAAACTTGGTATAGTTACAACAAAAACTAGAATCTATTCAACTCCAATTTTAGATAACTTTGATATTACTAAACATTTTGAAGTAATTATTGGAAGAGAAGATGTTGAAAATCCTAAACCTCATCAAGAACCTATTTTAAAAGCTTTACAAAGTTTAAATTATGATAGTTCAAAACAACAAGCTTTTATGATAGGAGATACAAAACTTGATTTGATATCTGCGCAAAATGCCTCTATAAGTTCTATTGGTGTTTTATGTGGTTACTCAAAAGAAGATGAACTTTTAAAATATACAAATATTGTAAAAAAAGACTCTTTAGAAGCTATAAAATATTTATCTAATTTATGA
- a CDS encoding peptide-binding protein — MKFLLFNLLFLIYLNASTLTLAMSSSPSRLNPILSNDTASSEISDWLFNGLFKYDKNGNITTEIASSYYFETPTKLIIKLKDNVLWHDKVKVTSQDVIFTYEQIINPKVFNSIKSNFTEVESVKAIDNLTVEINYKKPYFKALEIWMFGLLPYHILKDEKDLMTSSFNKNPIGTGSYKLKEFKTASDIELIANEDFFEGRPKIDRILYKFLPDLNTSFLYLKQNKLDIGALTPIQVSKQIDDNFKDNFNILSKASFSFSYLGFNLENPKFKDKKVRQALSLAINRQELVDILFFGYGEVCNGPFMPNSFAYNDEVKETKQNLEKAKKLLEEAGYDEKNPLVFEVITNTGNDIRINAAQILQYQLAKVGVTMKIRVMEWQAFLNTIVHPRNFETILLGWSLALMPDAYPLWHSKSAKLGGFNLVNYKNPKIDELIEKGSGTINKDDLSIIYKEIFKIISDDLPYLFLYIPDGITAINKKIKNIDPAFIGIMHNQKDWEIEE; from the coding sequence ATGAAATTTTTACTTTTTAATCTACTATTTTTAATATATTTAAACGCTTCAACTCTTACTTTAGCTATGAGTTCAAGTCCAAGTAGGCTGAATCCTATTTTATCAAATGATACAGCTAGTTCAGAAATATCTGATTGGCTTTTTAATGGTCTTTTTAAGTATGATAAAAATGGAAATATAACAACTGAAATAGCATCTTCATATTATTTTGAAACTCCAACAAAATTAATTATAAAGTTAAAAGATAATGTTTTATGGCATGACAAAGTAAAAGTTACTTCACAAGATGTAATCTTTACTTATGAACAAATAATTAACCCAAAAGTTTTTAACTCTATAAAATCAAATTTTACAGAAGTTGAGAGTGTAAAAGCAATTGATAATTTAACTGTGGAAATAAATTATAAAAAACCTTATTTTAAGGCTCTTGAGATTTGGATGTTTGGACTTCTACCTTATCATATTTTAAAAGATGAAAAAGATTTAATGACTAGCTCTTTTAATAAAAATCCAATAGGAACTGGTTCATATAAGCTAAAAGAATTTAAAACAGCTTCAGATATAGAACTTATAGCAAATGAAGACTTTTTTGAAGGTCGTCCAAAAATTGATAGAATTTTATATAAATTCTTACCAGATTTAAATACCTCTTTTTTATATTTAAAACAAAATAAGCTTGATATTGGAGCATTAACACCTATACAGGTTTCAAAACAAATCGATGATAATTTTAAAGATAATTTTAATATCTTGAGTAAAGCAAGTTTTAGTTTTTCTTATTTAGGCTTCAATCTTGAAAATCCTAAATTTAAAGATAAAAAAGTAAGACAAGCATTATCTTTAGCTATAAATAGGCAAGAATTAGTAGATATTTTATTCTTTGGTTATGGAGAAGTTTGTAATGGACCATTTATGCCAAACTCTTTTGCTTATAATGATGAAGTAAAAGAAACAAAACAAAATTTAGAAAAAGCAAAAAAACTTTTAGAAGAAGCAGGATACGATGAAAAAAATCCTTTAGTCTTTGAAGTTATTACAAATACAGGAAATGATATAAGAATAAATGCTGCACAAATTCTACAGTATCAACTAGCAAAAGTTGGTGTGACTATGAAAATAAGAGTTATGGAGTGGCAAGCTTTTTTAAATACAATTGTTCATCCTAGAAATTTTGAAACTATTCTTTTAGGATGGTCTTTAGCACTTATGCCTGATGCTTATCCATTATGGCATAGTAAAAGTGCAAAACTTGGTGGGTTTAATCTGGTAAATTATAAAAACCCTAAAATAGATGAACTAATAGAAAAAGGTAGTGGAACAATAAATAAAGATGATTTAAGTATCATTTATAAAGAAATTTTTAAAATTATATCTGATGATTTACCATATCTATTTTTATATATTCCAGATGGAATTACTGCAATAAATAAAAAAATAAAAAATATTGATCCAGCCTTTATAGGTATTATGCATAACCAAAAAGATTGGGAAATTGAAGAATAA